From the genome of Triticum aestivum cultivar Chinese Spring chromosome 3B, IWGSC CS RefSeq v2.1, whole genome shotgun sequence, one region includes:
- the LOC123069804 gene encoding atherin-like, translating to MKVFTRRRIRKHGYCLMARPRSRSRGDRRPVPVAHQPFPAAATPAPLATHPCSPRCPPHGLAAPVLLWAFPPSPSKAPDLDLDRALATPPPPPPGRPAWDPREVSVVPETPPELLLAASRPAVTAHASAFNAASGGQGTHFISGSWADRVRGGGGHAHDAHSPRMVAAGLETKGAGGWVTVASRRPRRPEFPAAPTRP from the coding sequence ATGAAAGTCTTCACCCGCCGACGCATAAGAAAACATGGGTACTGCCTTATGGCTCGCCCCCGGTCTCGCTCTCGCGGCGACCGCCGTCCCGTCCCAGTAGCCCACCAGCCCTTCCCGGCGGCCGCCACTCCGGCGCCTCTGGCCACCCACCCTTGCTCGCCCCGGTGCCCTCCCCATGGCCTTGCTGCGCCTGTCCTGCTGTGGGCCTTCCCACCTTCCCCGTCCAAGGCGCCGGACctagatctggatcgggcgctTGCCacccctccgcctccgccgccgggcAGGCCGGCCTGGGATCCGCGGGAGGTGTCGGTCGTTCCGGAAACGCCTCCTGAGCTGCTACTCGCCGCGTCTCGCCCTGCCGTTACTGCCCACGCGTCCGCCTTCAATGCCGCGTCTGGTGGGCAGGGGACGCACTTTATCTCAGGCAGCTGGGCGGATCGGGTCCGCGGCGGGGGCGGGCATGCCCACGACGCGCATTCACCGCGCATGGTGGCCGCGGGGCTCGAGACGAAGGGCGCAGGCGGATGGGTGACCGTCGCGTCCCGTCGGCCGCGCCGCCCGGAGTTCCCTGCTGCGCCAACCCGTCCCTGA
- the LOC123069805 gene encoding uncharacterized protein, with product MAWTGDHSQRPAEVFTVIHATPAMHQEAVLLGSNAVVAWLDRDIRASPQDIAAAIVQEMGMLAEDVSVVRHFPEAYLVRFSHQHHCADAAGRRDLKFRDTRLQMRSWRLEAHSKNVDLVHHVRLCLDGLPLQAWDEFAVAQAIGPECSID from the coding sequence ATGGCATGGACTGGCGACCACTCGCAGCGGCCGGCTGAGGTCTTCACTGTGATTCATGCGACGCCGGCCATGCATCAGGAGGCTGTGCTCCTCGGCTCCAACGCCGTCGTTGCATGGCTCGACCGCGACATCAGGGCCAGTCCGCAAGacatcgccgccgccatcgtccaGGAGATGGGCATGCTAGCGGAGGACGTCTCCGTCGTCAGACACTTCCCCGAGGCCTACCTGGTGCGGTTCTCCCACCAGCATCACTGTGCGGACGCGGCCGGGCGCCGTGACCTGAAGTTCCGCGACACTAGGCTGCAGATGCGCTCTTGGCGCCTCGAGGCGCACTCGAAGAACGTGGACCTCGTCCACCACGTCCGGCTCTGTTTGGACGGACTCCCGCTGCAGGCGTGGGATGAGTTCGCCGTAGCGCAGGCCATCGGCCCCGAATGCTCCATCGACTAA